One Glycine max cultivar Williams 82 chromosome 8, Glycine_max_v4.0, whole genome shotgun sequence genomic window, TGCAGAGACAGTCCAAGAGGGCTAAGTTGTTCATAGATAATAAAGATGATGTTCTTAGGATAAGGTTATTTTGGTTTCTTGATGAGTTTGAGAGTGGGAGGGTTCCTGATTCTAAGGACTTGAGATGTTTCTTTGTGGATAAATTGAGGATTCTTGATGGTAAGAGTTGTAGGGTGGAGGTTGAAGCCTTGGAGGAGCAGATTGTGAACCATGAGGGTGATGTTGAGCCTACAGTTGCTGTGCTTAATGGGATGGTGGCTATCACAAGGTATTGCAGGTTTTTGTTGTTTGGGTTTGAGGAAGAATTGGAAATTGAGATTCAAAAGAAGGGGGGGAAGAGGTTGATTACACTGGAAATTGCTGAAACGTTTTTGACTGTTCCTAAGGAGTTCTGTTGTCCTATATCATTGGATTTGATGTGTGATCCTGTGATAATTTCAACAGGTCAAACTTATGATAGGAGGTCTATATGGAGGTGGATGGAGGAAGGGCATTGTACTTGTCCAAAAACGGGGCTATTGGTTTCTCATAATAGGCTTGTTCCTAATCGTGCTCTTAGGAATTTGATTATGCAGTGGTGCAGTGCACATGGAGTACCCTATGATCCACCTGAGGGGGTTGATGCATCTGTTGAGATGTTTTTATCAGCTTGTCCCTCCAAAGCTTCCCTGGAAGCTAACCAAGGGACGGCCACGCTTCTCATTCAGCAGCTTGCGGATGGGTCACATGCTGCAAAGACTGTGGCTGCTAGGGAGATAAGATTGCTGGCCAAAACTGGAAAGGAAAACCGTGCCTTCATTGCGCAAGCTGGGGCCATTCCTCATCTTAGGAACTTACTTTCCTCTCCTAGTGCTGTTGCACAGGAGAATTCTGTGACTGCACTGCTCAACCTATccatttttgaaagaaataaaagcatGATCATGGAGGAGGAAGGGTGTTTGGGATCAATAGTTGAGGTGTTGCGATTCGGGCACACCACAGAGGCAAGGGAGAATGCTGCGGCAACATTGTTCAGCCTCTCTGCTGTCCATGATTATAAGAAACGAATTGCGGATAATGTGGGAGCTGTTGAAGCATTGGCTTGGTTGTTGCAAAAGGGTACTCAAAGAGGAAAGAAGGATGCTGTCACAGCATTGTTTAATCTCTCCACTCACACTGAGAATTGTTTGAGAATGATAGAGGCAGGGGCCGTGAAAGCTATGGTTGTGGCTTTGGGGAATGAAGTAGTTGCTGAGGAAGCAGCTGGTGCCTTGGTCTTGATTGTTCGGCAGCCAGTTGGTGCCATGGCGGTGGTGAGGGAGGAAGCAGCGATAACCGGATTGATAGGAATGATGCGTTGTGGAACGCCGAGAGGTAAAGAGAATGCAGTTGCAGCATTGTTGGAGCTGTGCAGGAGTGGAGGTGCGGCTGCTACTCAAAGAGTGGTTAGGGTGCCGGCTCTGGCCGGATTGCTTCAAACCTTGCTCTTTACAGGTACAAAGAGGGCAAGAAGAAAGGCAGCCTCACTTGCTAGAGTGTTTCAGAGACGTGAAAATGCATCTCTACATTATGCTGGATTAGGTGTAGGTTATGCATTTGCTAGCGATTCAGCTTCAACCAGGAATACTGCAACCTTTGTGAGTGATGTTTCACTTCCAATGTCCATTTCTGTTTCTGTTTTATAGTGGTAATACTCATTCCCATGTTTATTGTGTTCCCGATTTTTGTTGTAactcttttgattctttcattGAAATTTATCATCAAGTATAGGAATACCAGATATATGTATTCTTAAGACTAAGAGAATGATGTGTTGTTGAGCAATTAGCTTCAACCCATTTGTAATCAGTTATTGCAAGAAAGAATACAAATTTTTCTAAAGTGGAATTATGACACTATTTCAGGCGTCCTATTTCTTCTGTGCTTTACTCCTGTTGGCCATCACCGCTGATTCATTGTAATTTTATGAGTAATGCTACTTCTTTTATATCTATGATTCATGCTCCATTTATGTTTAATTCATACAATTAAAActtgttttgttaaatttacaTGGAGTCAAAATGTTTGCCATTGTGCACAATTTGTTCCTTGAATACTTGTGTAAACAGcattcttctttcctttctattttattatagtAACGATACATTTAGGATATAAAAACTTGCATTTTGCCAATGAGGGTTActggtgttttttttattggtaggtAATTTATATGTCAACTTTCTTGTTAacaaagttttttatttgagcACGGAAAAAggtgtaacaaaatttaaactgaTTTACACCGCGGGAAAGTGTTTAAACGTTAAGATAGTTTAGTTTGTTATAACTTTGTTTAGTTGTCAGATCACAGATGTCGTCTTTGCATAAAGCGTGGTAGAATAAATTCTCTTTGTTCTCATGTTTTCAGTCATCAAATTTTGTAGTTTTCACTTCAGATAC contains:
- the LOC100817070 gene encoding U-box domain-containing protein 17, translated to MASAAIFSSLRRRRSPSLEAFLAPVDLSDVALLGTLISVAGDIASCFSGHRFPFQRRNSRALIGKVEIFRSMLGCLRDSATAGALPPTAVLCLKELYLLLYRSKILLDYCAQSSKLWLLLQNHCVSGHFHDLSQEFSTLLDVFPVGEVGLSDDVREQIELLQRQSKRAKLFIDNKDDVLRIRLFWFLDEFESGRVPDSKDLRCFFVDKLRILDGKSCRVEVEALEEQIVNHEGDVEPTVAVLNGMVAITRYCRFLLFGFEEELEIEIQKKGGKRLITLEIAETFLTVPKEFCCPISLDLMCDPVIISTGQTYDRRSIWRWMEEGHCTCPKTGLLVSHNRLVPNRALRNLIMQWCSAHGVPYDPPEGVDASVEMFLSACPSKASLEANQGTATLLIQQLADGSHAAKTVAAREIRLLAKTGKENRAFIAQAGAIPHLRNLLSSPSAVAQENSVTALLNLSIFERNKSMIMEEEGCLGSIVEVLRFGHTTEARENAAATLFSLSAVHDYKKRIADNVGAVEALAWLLQKGTQRGKKDAVTALFNLSTHTENCLRMIEAGAVKAMVVALGNEVVAEEAAGALVLIVRQPVGAMAVVREEAAITGLIGMMRCGTPRGKENAVAALLELCRSGGAAATQRVVRVPALAGLLQTLLFTGTKRARRKAASLARVFQRRENASLHYAGLGVGYAFASDSASTRNTATFVSDVSLPMSISVSVL